A region from the Streptomyces tsukubensis genome encodes:
- the groL gene encoding chaperonin GroEL (60 kDa chaperone family; promotes refolding of misfolded polypeptides especially under stressful conditions; forms two stacked rings of heptamers to form a barrel-shaped 14mer; ends can be capped by GroES; misfolded proteins enter the barrel where they are refolded when GroES binds), with translation MAKILKFDEDARRALERGVNKLADTVKVTIGPRGRNVVIDKKFGAPTITNDGVTIAREVELDDPYENLGAQLVKEVATKTNDIAGDGTTTATVLAQALVREGLRNVAAGASPAALKKGIDAAVKAVSDDLLATARPIEDKADIAAVAGLSAQDPQVGELIGEAMDKVGKDGVITVEESNTFGLELDFTEGMAFDKGYLSPYMVSDQERMEAVLDDPYILINQGKIGSIQDLLPLLEKVIQAGGSKPLLIIAEDVEGEALSTLVVNKIRGTFNAVAVKAPGFGDRRKAMLQDMATLTGATVVSEEVGLKLDQVGLDVLGTARRVTVTKDETTIVDGGGSSDEVAGRVNQIKAEIDATDSDWDREKLQERLAKLAGGVCVIRVGAATEVELKEKKHRLEDAISATRAAVEEGIVSGGGSALVHAAKVLEGDLGKKGDEATGVAVVRRAVVEPLRWIAENAGLEGYVITSKVAELDKGQGFNAATGEYGDLVKAGVIDPVKVTRSALENAASIASLLLTTETLVVEKKEDEPADAGHGHGHSH, from the coding sequence ATGGCGAAGATCCTGAAGTTCGACGAGGACGCCCGTCGCGCCCTTGAGCGCGGCGTCAACAAGCTTGCCGACACGGTGAAGGTGACGATCGGCCCCCGCGGCCGCAACGTCGTCATCGACAAGAAGTTCGGCGCCCCCACCATCACCAACGACGGTGTCACGATCGCGCGCGAGGTCGAGCTCGACGACCCGTACGAGAACCTCGGCGCCCAGCTCGTCAAGGAGGTGGCGACCAAGACCAACGACATCGCGGGTGACGGCACCACCACCGCGACCGTCCTGGCCCAGGCCCTCGTCCGCGAAGGCCTGCGCAACGTCGCCGCCGGCGCCTCCCCCGCCGCCCTCAAGAAGGGCATCGACGCCGCGGTCAAGGCCGTCTCCGACGACCTCCTCGCCACCGCCCGTCCCATCGAGGACAAGGCCGACATCGCCGCTGTCGCCGGGCTCTCCGCCCAGGACCCGCAGGTCGGCGAGCTCATCGGCGAGGCGATGGACAAGGTCGGCAAGGACGGTGTCATCACCGTCGAGGAGTCCAACACCTTCGGCCTGGAGCTCGACTTCACCGAGGGCATGGCCTTCGACAAGGGCTACCTCTCCCCCTACATGGTCTCCGACCAGGAGCGTATGGAGGCCGTCCTCGACGACCCGTACATCCTGATCAACCAGGGCAAGATCGGCTCCATCCAGGACCTGCTGCCCCTCCTGGAGAAGGTCATCCAGGCCGGCGGCTCCAAGCCGCTGCTGATCATCGCCGAGGACGTCGAGGGCGAAGCGCTCTCCACCCTCGTCGTCAACAAGATCCGCGGCACCTTCAACGCCGTCGCCGTCAAGGCCCCCGGCTTCGGCGACCGCCGCAAGGCGATGCTCCAGGACATGGCCACCCTCACCGGTGCCACCGTCGTCTCCGAAGAGGTCGGCCTCAAGCTCGACCAGGTCGGCCTCGACGTCCTCGGCACCGCCCGCCGCGTCACCGTCACCAAGGACGAGACCACCATCGTCGACGGCGGCGGCAGCAGCGACGAGGTCGCCGGCCGCGTCAACCAGATCAAGGCCGAGATCGACGCCACCGACTCCGACTGGGACCGCGAGAAGCTCCAGGAGCGCCTCGCCAAGCTCGCCGGCGGCGTCTGCGTCATCCGGGTCGGCGCCGCCACCGAGGTGGAGCTCAAGGAGAAGAAGCACCGCCTCGAAGACGCCATCTCCGCGACCCGCGCCGCGGTCGAGGAAGGCATCGTCTCCGGCGGAGGCTCCGCCCTCGTCCACGCCGCCAAGGTCCTCGAAGGCGACCTCGGCAAGAAGGGCGACGAGGCCACCGGCGTCGCCGTCGTCCGCCGCGCCGTCGTCGAGCCCCTGCGCTGGATCGCCGAGAACGCCGGCCTGGAGGGCTACGTCATCACCTCCAAGGTCGCCGAACTCGACAAGGGCCAGGGCTTCAACGCCGCCACCGGCGAATACGGCGACCTGGTCAAGGCCGGCGTCATCGACCCGGTCAAGGTCACCCGCTCCGCCCTGGAGAACGCCGCCTCCATCGCCTCCCTCCTCCTCACGACCGAAACCCTGGTCGTCGAGAAGAAGGAAGACGAGCCGGCCGACGCGGGCCACGGCCACGGCCACTCGCACTGA
- a CDS encoding MOSC domain-containing protein — MKLLTVNVGRAKYVDYTSTPGGITGIDKRPVEGPVLVADPGPPAGENGSGVAGDLVRDTVHHGGTHQAVYAFAREDLDFWERELGRPIANGSFGENLTTMGLDVSGARIGERWRIGERVVLEVTSGRIPCRTFAGWLGELGLPEKGWLKRFTGRAEPGAYLKVVEPGEIRSGDPVEIVHRPDHGVTVGMAFRAASTERDLLPSLLAAGDALNPVLVEKAEEYLRKRDAVRSAG, encoded by the coding sequence ATGAAGCTGCTGACCGTGAATGTGGGCCGGGCCAAGTACGTCGACTACACCAGCACCCCCGGCGGGATCACCGGAATCGACAAGCGGCCGGTCGAGGGGCCGGTCCTGGTGGCGGATCCGGGGCCGCCGGCCGGGGAGAACGGCAGCGGGGTGGCCGGGGATCTGGTCCGCGACACCGTCCATCACGGCGGCACCCATCAGGCGGTGTACGCCTTCGCCCGCGAGGACCTCGACTTCTGGGAGCGGGAGTTGGGGCGGCCGATCGCCAACGGTTCGTTCGGCGAGAACCTCACCACGATGGGTCTGGACGTCAGCGGTGCCCGGATCGGTGAGCGCTGGCGGATCGGTGAGCGGGTGGTGCTGGAGGTGACCAGCGGCCGTATCCCCTGCCGTACGTTCGCGGGCTGGCTGGGTGAGCTGGGGCTGCCGGAGAAGGGCTGGCTGAAGCGGTTCACCGGGCGGGCGGAGCCGGGTGCCTATCTGAAGGTCGTCGAGCCGGGGGAGATCCGGTCGGGCGATCCGGTCGAGATAGTCCACCGCCCGGACCACGGTGTCACGGTCGGCATGGCGTTCCGTGCGGCGAGCACCGAACGGGATCTGCTGCCGTCGCTGCTGGCGGCCGGGGACGCGCTCAATCCGGTGCTGGTGGAGAAGGCCGAGGAGTATCTCCGCAAGCGGGACGCGGTCCGCTCGGCGGGCTGA
- a CDS encoding THUMP-like domain-containing protein, with protein MNDAAIPLPEPLATLLSPEGRALLDELRDYDPARELALATRLRRDHPADRVSAALGQARLRQRAVAKFGAVDAYRMFFTPNGVEQATRAPVAAHRAARLAALGVRSAADLCSGIGGDAIALARAGIRVLAVDRDPLTAATVRANADALGLGELVEVRCADVTEVDVSAYDAVFTDPARRGGRGRIFDPEAYSPPLSWAIEAARSRPVAALKIAPGIPHELIPGDFAAEWISYEGEVKEAVLWRGTGDPAPGRVAATLLSGAGTGSGPSASYTLVGRGLPDPQVRPVGRYLYEPDGAVIRAHLVAEVAAELAGGGLIDATIAYVTADELRPLPSATAYEITDVLPFGLKKLKALLRERGVGSLTVKKRGSAVEPEEVRRKVKPQGPNAATVFLTRVDGAPSMLIGRPAGTGSGR; from the coding sequence GTGAACGACGCCGCCATCCCGCTCCCCGAACCCCTCGCCACTCTGCTGTCCCCCGAGGGCCGGGCCCTCCTCGACGAGCTGCGCGATTACGACCCCGCCCGGGAGCTGGCCCTGGCGACCAGGCTGCGCCGCGACCATCCGGCGGACCGGGTCTCGGCCGCGCTCGGACAGGCCAGGCTCCGGCAGCGGGCGGTGGCCAAGTTCGGCGCGGTGGACGCGTACCGCATGTTCTTCACCCCGAACGGCGTCGAGCAGGCCACCCGCGCCCCCGTCGCGGCCCATCGCGCGGCCCGGCTGGCGGCCCTCGGCGTCCGCAGCGCCGCGGATCTGTGCAGCGGTATCGGCGGTGACGCGATCGCGCTGGCCCGGGCGGGCATCCGGGTGCTGGCCGTCGACCGCGATCCGCTGACCGCCGCCACCGTCCGCGCCAACGCCGACGCCCTCGGCCTCGGTGAACTGGTCGAAGTGCGCTGCGCGGATGTCACGGAGGTCGACGTCTCGGCGTACGACGCGGTGTTCACCGATCCCGCGCGCCGCGGCGGCCGGGGCCGGATCTTCGACCCGGAGGCGTACTCGCCCCCGCTGTCCTGGGCGATCGAAGCGGCCCGGAGCAGGCCGGTCGCCGCGCTCAAGATCGCGCCGGGGATTCCGCACGAGCTGATCCCCGGGGACTTCGCGGCGGAGTGGATCTCGTACGAGGGCGAGGTCAAGGAGGCGGTCCTGTGGCGGGGTACCGGGGATCCGGCACCGGGCCGGGTCGCCGCGACGCTGCTGTCCGGCGCGGGCACGGGCTCCGGGCCGTCGGCCTCATACACCCTGGTCGGACGCGGTCTGCCGGATCCGCAGGTCCGTCCCGTCGGCCGGTATCTGTACGAGCCGGACGGGGCGGTCATCCGCGCGCATCTGGTCGCCGAGGTCGCGGCCGAGCTCGCGGGCGGCGGTCTGATCGACGCGACGATCGCCTATGTGACGGCGGACGAACTGCGCCCGCTGCCGTCGGCCACGGCGTACGAGATCACCGATGTGCTCCCGTTCGGTCTGAAGAAGCTGAAGGCGCTGCTGCGGGAGCGCGGGGTGGGCTCGCTGACGGTGAAGAAGCGGGGGTCGGCGGTGGAGCCGGAGGAGGTGCGGCGGAAGGTGAAACCGCAGGGTCCGAACGCGGCGACGGTCTTTCTCACCAGGGTCGACGGCGCACCGTCGATGCTGATCGGCCGGCCGGCGGGGACCGGGTCCGGGCGGTAG
- a CDS encoding hydroxyacid dehydrogenase has protein sequence MGPGVSARLFTARQSARLTALARTDPGLVAHDLRSPSPAVRDALAAAEVLLTCWGAPVLDPGALAAAPALRAVVHAAGSVKEHVTDACWERGIAVSSAASANAVPVAEYTLAAILFAGKRVLSSARRYAELRAAHDWGAELSGLGNHRRTVGIVGASRTGRRLVELLRPFDLDVLVYDPYTPAPPGAVAVGLDELCARSDTVSVHAPQLPETRRLLDARRLGLLPDGATLINTSRGSLVDGPALVRELVSGRLYAVLDVTEPEVPPRDSPLYSLPNVLLTPHLAGSLGNELHRMAELALDELERYANGLPFAEPVTRESLTRSA, from the coding sequence ATGGGCCCGGGGGTCTCGGCCCGGCTCTTCACCGCCCGGCAGTCGGCCCGCCTCACGGCTCTGGCCCGCACGGATCCGGGTCTGGTCGCCCATGATCTGCGGTCTCCTTCACCGGCGGTACGGGATGCTCTCGCCGCCGCGGAGGTGCTGCTGACCTGCTGGGGGGCACCGGTTCTCGACCCGGGCGCGCTGGCGGCGGCGCCCGCGCTGCGGGCGGTGGTGCATGCCGCCGGTTCGGTGAAGGAGCATGTCACGGACGCCTGCTGGGAGCGGGGTATCGCGGTGTCGTCGGCGGCGTCGGCGAATGCGGTCCCGGTGGCGGAGTACACGCTGGCCGCGATTCTGTTCGCGGGGAAGCGGGTCCTTTCGTCGGCCCGGCGGTACGCGGAGCTGCGGGCCGCCCATGACTGGGGTGCGGAGCTGTCGGGGTTGGGCAACCACCGCCGTACGGTCGGCATCGTCGGAGCGTCCCGGACGGGCCGGCGGCTGGTCGAGCTGCTGAGGCCCTTCGATCTGGACGTGCTGGTGTACGACCCGTACACGCCCGCGCCGCCGGGTGCGGTGGCGGTGGGTCTCGACGAGTTGTGCGCCCGGAGCGACACCGTTTCGGTGCATGCGCCGCAGTTGCCGGAGACCCGTCGGCTGCTGGATGCCCGCCGGCTGGGGCTGTTGCCGGACGGTGCCACGCTGATCAACACGTCGCGGGGGTCCCTCGTCGACGGGCCCGCGTTGGTGCGGGAGCTGGTGTCGGGGCGGCTGTACGCGGTGCTGGACGTCACCGAGCCGGAGGTCCCGCCGCGGGATTCGCCGCTCTACTCGCTGCCGAATGTGCTGCTGACCCCGCATCTGGCGGGTTCTCTGGGCAATGAGTTGCACCGGATGGCGGAGCTGGCGCTGGACGAGTTGGAGCGGTACGCGAACGGGCTGCCGTTCGCGGAGCCGGTGACGAGGGAGTCGCTCACTCGTTCCGCGTAA
- a CDS encoding SDR family NAD(P)-dependent oxidoreductase, translating to MTTALITGATAGIGAAFARRLAADGHDLVLVARDTARLRAQATELHDRHGIEAEVLTADLSTEDGIAAVERRLGDRRNAVDLLVNNAGFGNKGRFLEVSMADELTMLKVHCEAVLRLTSAAVEPMRERGRGGVVNVASVAAFVPRGTYGASKAWVVQFTQGVARDLAGSGVRLMALCPGFVRTEFHERAGMGTENIPGWMWLDADKLVAAALSDLARGKPVSIPDPRYKALMGVVKLAPRGLLGGVSSRTGRKYGPQ from the coding sequence ATGACGACCGCACTGATCACGGGCGCGACCGCCGGCATCGGCGCCGCGTTCGCACGCAGGCTCGCCGCCGACGGACATGATCTGGTCCTGGTGGCCCGCGATACCGCACGGCTCCGAGCCCAGGCCACCGAACTCCACGACCGGCACGGCATCGAGGCGGAGGTGCTGACCGCCGATCTGTCCACGGAGGACGGCATCGCGGCTGTGGAGCGGCGGCTCGGCGACCGGAGGAACGCGGTGGACCTGCTGGTCAACAATGCGGGCTTCGGCAACAAGGGCCGGTTCCTCGAAGTCTCCATGGCCGATGAGCTGACAATGCTCAAGGTGCACTGCGAGGCGGTGCTGCGACTGACGTCGGCTGCGGTGGAGCCGATGCGGGAGCGGGGCCGGGGCGGTGTGGTCAATGTGGCGTCGGTGGCGGCTTTTGTCCCCCGGGGCACCTATGGTGCGTCCAAGGCGTGGGTGGTCCAGTTCACCCAGGGCGTGGCCCGGGATCTGGCGGGTTCGGGCGTACGGCTGATGGCGCTCTGTCCTGGTTTCGTCCGTACCGAGTTCCATGAGCGGGCGGGGATGGGGACGGAGAACATCCCGGGGTGGATGTGGCTCGACGCGGACAAGCTGGTGGCGGCGGCCCTCTCGGATCTGGCCCGTGGAAAGCCGGTGTCGATCCCGGATCCGCGGTACAAGGCGCTGATGGGTGTGGTGAAGCTGGCGCCGCGCGGGCTGCTGGGCGGTGTGTCGTCCAGGACGGGCCGGAAGTACGGGCCCCAGTAG
- a CDS encoding response regulator transcription factor, which yields MTSVLVCDDSPLAREALRRAVATVPGVERVTTAANGEEVLRRWGADRSDLILMDVRMPGLGGVETVRRLLSADPGARIIMLTVAEDLDGVALAVAAGARGYLHKDASRAELRATVTQALADPTWRLAPRRLRSAEMGAAPTLTAREIQVLEGMSHGRSNAEIGRELFLSEDTVKTHARRLFKKLGASDRAHAVALGFRWGLVR from the coding sequence ATGACGTCCGTCCTCGTCTGCGACGACTCCCCGCTCGCCCGAGAGGCGCTCCGCCGCGCGGTGGCAACCGTGCCCGGCGTCGAGCGTGTGACGACCGCGGCCAACGGCGAGGAAGTCCTCCGCCGCTGGGGCGCGGACCGCTCGGACCTCATCCTGATGGATGTCCGGATGCCCGGTCTCGGCGGAGTCGAAACCGTCCGGCGGCTGCTTTCGGCCGATCCGGGCGCCCGGATCATCATGCTCACGGTTGCCGAGGATCTCGACGGCGTGGCTCTCGCGGTCGCCGCCGGCGCCCGCGGCTATCTGCACAAGGACGCCTCCCGCGCCGAGCTGCGCGCGACCGTCACCCAGGCACTGGCCGACCCGACCTGGCGGCTCGCCCCCCGGCGGCTGCGCTCGGCCGAGATGGGGGCCGCCCCCACGCTCACCGCGCGCGAGATCCAGGTGCTGGAAGGCATGAGCCACGGCCGGTCCAACGCCGAGATCGGCCGGGAGCTGTTCCTCTCCGAGGACACCGTCAAGACCCATGCCCGCAGGCTCTTCAAGAAGCTGGGCGCATCGGACCGGGCGCACGCCGTCGCGCTCGGATTCCGCTGGGGTCTGGTCCGCTGA
- a CDS encoding LysR family transcriptional regulator — protein MIEARHLRVLRAVATTGSFSAAARALGCTQPAVSQQMKALESSAGTPLLIRTGREMRLTQAGEALVRHATGILAGLTAAEEEVAAIAGLRAGRVRLVSFPSGSSTLVPTALAALRAAHPGTRVSLVDAEPPRSVEMLREGDCDVALAFRYGDRGAAAESPAGSSDPAGPDAEWDDLVVRPLLSDRLVGLVPEGHRLAGAGTVAIGDLADDPWIAGCPRCRRQLVDVCESAGFAPRIDFATDDYPAVAGLVGAGLGVAVLPELALESVRARGAVTVALAPRVEREIVALTLPDLSQVPAVAATLDQLTLAAAR, from the coding sequence GTGATCGAAGCCCGTCATCTCCGAGTCCTGCGCGCGGTGGCCACCACCGGCTCCTTCTCCGCGGCGGCCCGCGCCCTGGGCTGCACCCAGCCCGCGGTCAGCCAGCAGATGAAGGCACTGGAGAGCTCCGCGGGCACCCCCCTGCTGATCCGCACCGGCCGCGAGATGCGGCTGACCCAGGCAGGCGAGGCGCTGGTCCGGCACGCCACCGGCATCCTCGCCGGGCTCACCGCCGCCGAAGAAGAGGTCGCCGCCATCGCCGGGCTGCGGGCCGGGCGGGTGCGGCTGGTCTCCTTCCCGAGCGGCAGCTCCACCCTCGTCCCCACCGCACTGGCCGCGCTCCGGGCGGCACACCCCGGCACCCGGGTCTCCCTCGTGGACGCCGAGCCGCCGCGCTCGGTCGAGATGCTGCGCGAGGGCGACTGCGATGTGGCGCTGGCCTTCCGTTACGGCGACCGGGGCGCCGCTGCGGAATCCCCGGCGGGCAGCAGTGATCCCGCCGGGCCGGATGCCGAATGGGACGATCTGGTGGTCCGCCCCCTCCTCTCCGACCGGCTCGTCGGGCTCGTCCCCGAAGGCCACCGCCTCGCCGGGGCCGGCACGGTCGCCATCGGGGACCTCGCCGACGACCCGTGGATCGCGGGCTGCCCCCGCTGCCGCCGCCAGCTGGTCGACGTCTGCGAGAGCGCCGGATTCGCCCCCCGTATCGACTTCGCGACCGACGACTATCCGGCCGTCGCCGGACTGGTCGGCGCCGGACTGGGCGTCGCCGTCCTGCCCGAACTGGCACTGGAGTCGGTACGGGCCAGAGGCGCCGTCACGGTCGCGCTCGCCCCGCGGGTGGAGCGGGAGATCGTCGCCCTCACCCTGCCCGATCTGTCGCAGGTCCCCGCCGTCGCGGCCACCCTGGACCAGCTCACCCTGGCCGCCGCCCGCTGA
- a CDS encoding YciI family protein translates to MPRFLTLIRLDENNLPEDGFSPEMGERMGALLKEITEAGVMLDTAALTPTSQGRRVTYSGGTLTGTDGPFTETKEVIGGYSIIQAKDLAEAEEWANRFLKVHDEVWTVTCEIRQISED, encoded by the coding sequence ATGCCCCGCTTTCTGACTCTTATCCGCCTCGACGAGAACAATCTGCCCGAGGACGGCTTCTCCCCCGAGATGGGGGAGCGGATGGGCGCCCTGCTGAAGGAGATCACCGAAGCCGGCGTGATGCTGGACACCGCCGCTCTCACCCCCACCTCCCAGGGCCGCCGGGTCACCTACTCCGGCGGGACGCTGACCGGCACGGACGGCCCCTTCACCGAGACCAAGGAGGTCATCGGCGGCTACTCCATCATCCAGGCCAAGGATCTGGCCGAGGCCGAGGAGTGGGCCAACCGTTTCCTCAAGGTCCACGACGAGGTCTGGACGGTGACCTGCGAGATCCGGCAGATCTCCGAGGACTGA
- a CDS encoding WhiB family transcriptional regulator yields MADFSRLPGPNADLWDWQLLAACRGVDSSLFFHPEGERGAARSARENSAKEVCMRCPVRAQCAAHALAVREPYGVWGGLTEDEREELMGRARHRLVPATSGAGTAGGAQGATARH; encoded by the coding sequence ATGGCAGATTTCTCCCGCCTTCCCGGACCGAACGCCGACTTGTGGGACTGGCAGCTGCTCGCCGCCTGCCGCGGGGTGGACAGCTCCCTGTTCTTCCACCCCGAGGGCGAGCGCGGCGCCGCCCGGAGCGCGCGTGAGAACTCCGCGAAAGAGGTGTGCATGCGGTGCCCGGTGCGGGCGCAGTGCGCGGCCCACGCCCTGGCGGTGCGGGAGCCGTACGGCGTCTGGGGCGGGCTGACCGAGGACGAACGCGAGGAGCTGATGGGGCGGGCGCGGCACCGGCTGGTCCCGGCGACCAGCGGCGCGGGCACCGCCGGAGGGGCCCAGGGGGCGACGGCGCGGCACTGA
- a CDS encoding polysaccharide deacetylase family protein: MGADGRGAAGRRPGARRALRGRAVAAALLAGVLGSGCTVPGPGEHGGAQPHPGAQAEASQLERAEKDAHRSGPAGSRAAYVDQVEKVQKARAAAIGRWGLDKVPLPAPQPPPVKPFLNTRKGFEVEGGAALPPVFTTVPVKEKVVFLTVDDGAEKDPDFIRMMSELKIPYSAFLSDYVINDNYGYFRRMQDEGVALHNHTLNHRYMPGLSYEAQKKEICGQQDNLQRLYGKRPPLFRPPYGNYNGDTLRAAQECGVKAVPLWAAEAFPDHMEWREWDRDLHPGDIILTHFRGTGDWKGSMPDMVRQVMKTVTDKGYAVARLEDYV; the protein is encoded by the coding sequence ATGGGTGCGGATGGGCGGGGGGCGGCCGGGCGCCGTCCGGGGGCGCGCAGAGCACTGCGGGGGCGTGCGGTCGCCGCCGCGCTGCTCGCCGGTGTGCTCGGCTCCGGCTGTACCGTCCCCGGTCCCGGCGAACACGGCGGCGCCCAGCCCCACCCCGGGGCCCAGGCGGAGGCGTCCCAGCTCGAACGGGCCGAGAAGGACGCCCACCGGTCCGGCCCCGCCGGATCGCGCGCCGCCTATGTGGACCAGGTCGAGAAGGTGCAGAAGGCCAGGGCGGCCGCGATCGGCAGATGGGGCCTGGACAAGGTCCCCCTGCCCGCCCCCCAGCCGCCTCCCGTCAAACCCTTCCTCAACACCCGCAAGGGCTTCGAGGTCGAAGGCGGCGCGGCCCTCCCGCCGGTCTTCACCACCGTCCCGGTGAAGGAGAAGGTCGTCTTCCTGACGGTCGACGACGGAGCCGAGAAGGACCCCGACTTCATCCGGATGATGAGCGAACTGAAGATCCCGTACAGCGCCTTCCTCAGCGACTACGTGATCAACGACAACTACGGCTACTTCCGGCGCATGCAGGACGAGGGCGTCGCCCTCCACAACCACACCCTCAACCACCGCTATATGCCCGGACTCTCCTACGAGGCCCAGAAGAAGGAGATCTGCGGGCAGCAGGACAACCTCCAGCGGCTGTACGGGAAACGCCCGCCGCTCTTCCGGCCGCCGTACGGCAACTACAACGGCGACACCCTGCGCGCCGCCCAGGAGTGCGGGGTCAAGGCCGTGCCGCTCTGGGCCGCCGAAGCCTTCCCCGACCACATGGAGTGGCGGGAATGGGACCGCGACCTCCACCCGGGCGACATCATCCTCACCCACTTCCGCGGCACCGGGGACTGGAAGGGCTCCATGCCCGACATGGTCCGCCAGGTCATGAAGACGGTCACCGACAAGGGATACGCCGTCGCCCGCCTAGAGGACTACGTGTGA
- a CDS encoding RNA polymerase sigma factor: MTTASAVEAVFRIEQARVIAAAARIVRDVGIAEEIAQDALVSALEKWPDSGVPEKPGAWLTAVAKRRAVDLVRRRENYARKLAEVGRSLEHAAEPPPAEPSPDSGPEADIDDDLLRLIFTACHPVLPTRARIALTLRLLGGLTTEEIARAFLATEAAVAQRIARAKRSLAAADVPFEVPYGPDRAARLDSVLEVVYLVFNEGYSATKGDDWVRPALCEDALRLARVLAALLPNEPEVHGLAALLELQASRIPARTGPDGSPVLLADQDRTRWNRLLIRRGFAALDRAAVPGVPPGPYVLQAAIAACHAQALRYEDTDWAVIVTLYGQLAAVRPSPVVELNRAVAVAMAEGPETGLALVDAIAGDPELKDYHLLPSVRGDLLARLGRWDAAREEFLAAAALARNDRERELLLTRAERAEQPEQPGQPGRAEQSEQAERAERAAGEPGRTGPGPDVVPGG, encoded by the coding sequence GTGACGACGGCAAGCGCAGTGGAAGCGGTGTTCCGGATAGAGCAGGCGCGGGTGATCGCGGCCGCCGCCCGGATCGTCAGGGATGTCGGTATCGCCGAGGAGATCGCGCAGGACGCGCTGGTCTCCGCGCTGGAAAAGTGGCCCGATTCGGGTGTTCCCGAGAAACCGGGCGCCTGGCTGACGGCGGTCGCCAAGCGCCGCGCGGTCGATCTCGTACGCCGCAGGGAGAACTACGCGCGGAAACTGGCCGAGGTCGGCCGGTCCCTGGAGCACGCGGCCGAACCGCCGCCCGCCGAACCGTCGCCCGACAGCGGCCCCGAGGCCGATATCGACGACGATCTGCTGCGGCTGATCTTCACCGCCTGCCATCCGGTGCTGCCGACCCGGGCCCGGATCGCCCTCACGCTGCGGCTGCTGGGCGGGCTGACCACCGAGGAGATCGCCCGCGCCTTCCTGGCGACGGAAGCGGCGGTCGCCCAGCGGATCGCCCGCGCGAAACGTTCCCTCGCCGCGGCGGACGTGCCCTTCGAGGTGCCGTACGGCCCCGACCGCGCGGCCCGGCTCGACTCCGTACTCGAAGTCGTCTACCTCGTCTTCAACGAGGGCTACTCGGCGACCAAGGGCGACGACTGGGTCCGCCCGGCGCTCTGCGAGGACGCGCTGCGGCTGGCCCGGGTGCTCGCGGCCCTGCTGCCGAACGAGCCCGAGGTCCACGGCCTCGCGGCCCTGCTGGAGCTCCAGGCCTCCCGGATCCCGGCCCGTACCGGCCCCGACGGCAGCCCGGTGCTCCTCGCCGACCAGGACCGGACGCGCTGGAACCGGCTGCTGATCCGCCGCGGTTTCGCCGCGCTGGACCGGGCCGCGGTGCCGGGCGTACCGCCGGGCCCGTACGTCCTCCAGGCCGCGATCGCCGCCTGCCATGCGCAGGCCCTGCGGTACGAGGACACCGACTGGGCCGTGATCGTCACGCTCTACGGGCAGCTCGCCGCGGTCCGGCCGTCCCCGGTCGTGGAGCTGAACCGGGCGGTGGCCGTCGCCATGGCGGAGGGGCCCGAGACCGGTCTCGCCCTGGTGGACGCGATCGCCGGGGACCCGGAGCTGAAGGACTACCACCTGCTGCCGAGCGTGCGCGGTGATCTGCTGGCCAGGCTGGGACGGTGGGACGCGGCCAGGGAGGAGTTCCTCGCGGCGGCCGCGCTGGCCCGCAACGACCGGGAGCGCGAGCTGCTGCTGACCCGGGCGGAACGGGCGGAACAGCCGGAACAGCCAGGACAGCCGGGACGAGCGGAACAGTCGGAACAGGCAGAACGGGCGGAACGGGCGGCCGGGGAGCCCGGCCGGACGGGTCCCGGCCCGGATGTCGTTCCCGGCGGATAG
- the groES gene encoding co-chaperone GroES: MTTASSKVAIKPLEDRIVVQPLDAEQTTASGLVIPDTAKEKPQEGAVLAVGPGRFENGERLPLDVKVGDVVLYSKYGGTEVKYNGDEYLVLSARDVLAIVEK, encoded by the coding sequence GTGACGACCGCCAGCTCCAAGGTTGCCATCAAGCCGCTTGAGGACCGCATTGTGGTCCAGCCGCTCGACGCCGAGCAGACCACGGCCTCCGGCCTGGTCATTCCGGACACCGCGAAGGAGAAGCCCCAGGAGGGCGCCGTCCTCGCGGTCGGCCCGGGTCGCTTCGAGAACGGCGAGCGCCTGCCGCTCGACGTCAAGGTCGGCGACGTCGTGCTCTACAGCAAGTACGGCGGCACCGAGGTGAAGTACAACGGCGACGAGTACCTCGTCCTCTCGGCCCGCGACGTGCTCGCGATCGTCGAGAAGTAA